The Salarias fasciatus chromosome 16, fSalaFa1.1, whole genome shotgun sequence sequence TACAGGAGCAAAACTTGATCAAAATTATCAGTTATAACTGATAACGTTCACTCAGTGTCTGGAAAAAGTGAAACTCTTTTCTGGTCctgcagttatttttaaatatCCAGGTATCCAGAGGATGGAACAATGTGCAGTGGAGCTGCTAAGTGGTAGCGCTCTTTGAGTGGAGATGAAAGAATTAcaacacatttcattcacaaGAACAGCGTGACTTCAGTTTTagttcaaaatgaaacagtTGAAAATGTGAGAGCAGCACGGATCCTGAACCGCCCACCGCCATGCTGAAAATGAATCCGGACCTGAAGGCGGGGGGTTATTTCTGACTGCAGCTGGATCAGCAGCATCGGGTGGGCGGATGTCTAACGGGAGCCTTCAGGTCAGACCACGATGTAGAGGGGAAGGATCTGTCAGTCAGCACACCGCAGCCCTACATGATCGGCCGGAACATTAGGACCACCTGCCTCGTGCGCAGCTCCACATGAAGCCTgattcctgctgtgtgtgtttcagggagcTGCACTGTTCGATGGGAGAACCGCACCATGTACTGCGTGGtcagtgtgtttgctgtggcgctgtAAAAGCAGCACGGAGCTGATCTGTCCTGATGAACGCCGCCATGTCTGAAGCTGCGCTTGAAGTACCCGCCATGAGCAAGACGCCACAAAGATCCTGTGACGATCTCCAGGTTCCTGATAAgtagctttttttcccctggcaGGCTAGAACAACAAAACTTCAGCTGTGGTTCTCCAGTCGGAATCTGTCGGACTAAAGTTACGGTCATCCACTTGAAATAACTTCTTCCTTAAATATCCCACAAGCATAGTCATTCATAGTCCATGTAGTTATAGCCATGCTGAACAAGGCAGCGTTCTTCTCGGAGAAGTAAGATTTGTGGTTCTGAGTGAGATATTGTGATATCTGTTGGATGAAGTATAGcaaaaaacattcatgtttcCTTTCAGGATCTTGTTATGTGAAACGGTGTAATATTTCCATGAATGACCAAATATCTGAGACATTGTAAGCTTCCCATCAGCCTCAACTGTGCTTTGTGTTTACTGCAGCATTTTGTCCTTCTTGACATTCCCAGACTAAACTGACTGAACTGTTACTGTCGTTGGAGTAAGAACGTGTCGctgttatttctttgttttaaatacAGTAACTTATCTACCTGCGTCAAGTGTTACTACTACTCTGTGTTGATAATTTAATGAATTGACAGTCTGTTTCGTCATCCTGGAATTCATTTGTAAAACGGTTTGTTAAATaaaccttttttcctttttaatgcCATCTTATTTGTTTCATTGAAGTAAGAATATGGTCATGTAACAAACATGCAGTGACAGAATTTTTCCACTAGATGTCAGCATAACACTGaagagaacaacaacaagaCAACCCAGACAGttttcacatataaatatatatttagtttcatttttttaaagtggaattGTTCTCATTTAAATGCCTTTTATTTTGTGTAGTAGACTGATATTCATAGaaagtcatcttttttttattttttggcttGAAAGATTTCTTGTATAATTTGTATAAACTGGAGCATTCACATGATTCTCGAGGTCGTCGATCCTCTGTTGATACATTGGAAAAAGTTAGTGCAAAATCAAGCACACTGACattctctcactctcacacatgATACACATTAAAGGAAATCTATTATGATCAGATCTGTAAAGTTACATTTTCTTGTGTTCATTTTGAAGCGATGCCACATTGTTGCAgtctttttatattttaactATCATCCCTTTTGGATAATGAGGCTGGTCTCAAACGTGAAGACTATGATGCAGGTAGTAGcacacactttaaaatacaAGGATTTTAAGTGCTTCCTCTTCTGAACTGTCACCTTATGGTGGGGAAGTTTGAGTGCCTGCATGATCCCGGGGGGCATTAtagtctcccatggcaaacaggtcctgggtgacagGCCAGACTAAGAGCAGGTCAAAAGCCCCTATGACTAGAATACAGTCAAGGACCAGGACATCGCCCAGTATGGCACAGCTGGTGCCCCCCCCAGAGCCAGGTCTGGGTTTGGGACTCGCATGCGAGCACCTGGTGACCAGGCCTCTGCTCAATGTGGGCCCGACCTTCGGTGTACTCACAACCCActgagggaaccgtaggggccgggtgcagtgtggactgggtggcagctgatggcagagtgCCCAGCGACCCGATCCTCGAACAGACTAGATCCTGGGACGTGGAATTTCATTTTGTTGAGGAAAGGAGCCGGAGCTTTTGAGGGAGGTTGGGAGGTACCGACTAGATaaagtcgggctcacctccacacagccggGGCTCTGGAATCCAGAGAGCCACTTGAGAAGGGATAGACTCTCCACTTTCCTGGCATTGCTCGTGGTGCGAGGCAGCAggtctggtgtgggtttgcttatagcccctcacgtgttggagttcaccggtgaacgagagggtcctgcccctgcgccttcgggtcggggacaggtgcctcactgttgtttcggtttaagggctgaacagcagtgcagagtacccggcctccTTGAAGTCCCTaaggaggggtgctggacagtgctccggctagggactccattgttctacggGGGGACGTGACCTCTGCTGTTGAGGCAGCTGCTTGGAGCTCAGAACAAAATCTCCAGTGCCTGCCGTGGTGGCAGCCcctgaacccggtggtggacactggaagtaagggctgccgtcaagctgaaggagtcctatcgagccttgttggctcatgggacaccagaagcagctgacaggtaccggcaggccaagtgaactgcagcccgagtggttgtggaagCAAAAACTTGGGTGGGATcagttcagggaggccatggaggaggacaaTCGGTCGcccttgaagaaattctggcaaaccatccagtgcctcaggaggggaaagcaggtctcctcCAACACTTTTTACAGTGGAGGTCAGGAGCTGGGGATATTATCAGATGgcggaaggaatactttgagaaCCTCCTCAATCCTGTTGCCACGTCTTCCGGTTCTTTCTGGGtgttgttcacgagtgggggaaggatggagcgtgagcttgacaggtggatcggtccATCGTGGTTAAGAGGGAGCTGAgacgaaaggcaaagctctcgatttactggtcaagctacgttcccaccctcagctatggtcatgagctttgggtcatgaccgaaaggaaaAATCCAGATACaggcggctgaaatgagcttcctccgtagggttgCCTGGGCACTCCCTTAATGATGGGgtgaggagctacatcaccagggaggagctcagagtagagctgctactcctccacatccagaggtgGAGCTGCGGTGGTTTGGGAGTCTGTTTAGGATGTCTACTGGCCGCccccctggggaggtgttccgggcatgtcccaccgggaggagaccccggggaagacccaggacacgctggagagactatgtgtCTTTTCTGgtctgggaacgccttgggatcctcccagaggagctggaggaagagtctggggacagggaagtctggacatccctGTTTACACTGCTGCCCACGTGACCTGGTCCTGAATAAGCAGTagaaaatagatggatggatggatttgaaGGGAAGTTATACCTGTTAATATAACATCACACAGATAATGCATAATGCTCTGTTCTTAACTAAATcagatcttttttcttttaaattagcAAATCCTCAATGAATGACTGTGGAACAAATGATGAGCAACCTCAGATGCAAGCAGAATAGATCTCCTTTAAAAGTTTTGAAATAAGCAAAATGTTACCACTTCAAACACTGACGCTTGGTCAGCTGGATATTATCAGACTTGGTGTGTTAGATATAGTAAGTGATGAGACATACAGACATAGAGCTGACAGACGGTAACCTGCATGAATcagaaaaatgcaaatacatCCAGATGAAGCGTTTCACTTcacgacagctgctgctgctcgacGGTTTAACACCTAAAAGCCACTTTAAAAAatcctttttgttgtttttgtaaacgTGCAAAAAACATCCGTGCTTTACAGTAGCGTGTATGGTGATGGACCGATGTGTGGAGATGAAACATCTCATCATCAAGCACAAGTACACCACAGAAGCAGCGCGGTATTGTCCATAAAGCTTTTATCAAGGAGTAAAAAAGCTGATTGCTCGCAGCCAGAAAACTAGTAAGGAAAAGGGGTTATTTAGCAAACTGAAGAGATTCGTCATCCCCTCTCTCCGGCTCCGCCTCAGCCTCACCCGAGgctccacacatgcacactcccATGCCAAAGACAGACAAATACAATCACTTAAAATTCATGGATCCATGTGATCAGTAATGCAGCATAAAAGTGGACAGCGTCTCAGCGTCCATCACTGTCTGTGATGGAAACAGCAGTGACCACCTCTGCATGCTCGCAGGTGTCAGGAGCTGAGATGGATTTATGAGGCCAAAGGAGCGTGAACTCTCAGAGGGATCCATGTGGCACTTCGAGGGTTACACAAAGTATGAGTTTCTCAATCAGCACAAATGTGACGCTTTAAGCATTGCAGGTCATGCTGTGGGGAATGTCACCATTGATTTCCCCTCCGCCGTTGTTGGTGTCGTTGGGAGTGTCGCAGATTGTGTCGTTAAGCATGTCGTACGTCGTGTCGTTGGGCATGTCGTACGTGCTGTCGCTGGCCGTCTCCTGGGCCCGCCGCTCGGCCGGCTCCTTGCCCTCGGAGGGGCTCGGCGGCTCCAGGACGGTCTTTCTCACCGGCCTGTtgggagctgaagcagagctgcacaccaggcagagcagagaggagcagtccCAGCAGCCCTGCGTCATGTTGGAGGAGAACAGCCTCCTGCACGGGTGACAGAACTGGTAGAAGACCAGCATGAAGAAGATGGCGATGGCGTAGGcgaccagcagctgcagcaccagcagcgggGCGCAGATGAACTCGTAGAAGTCCGTTTTGTAGATGTACCACAGCAGGAGGAGCGAGGCGTTCTCCACGAAGCGCAGCATGTAGTACACGGCCATGCGGTACCAGTTCTGGGACTTGTTGATGAGGTCCGGGTCGCTGAGTTTCACCTGCACCGCCGACCAGCAGAACATGTTGATTCCGGCGTAGAGGAAGGTGAGCAGGCAGAGCACGATGGTGGTTCCCACCCTGGTCAGAGTCTTTTCGATATTCTCGGGGAACGGCGAGTGGCTCTGCCAGAACAGGATCCAGGGGTAGAGgaagaaaagcaggaagttCAGCAGGACCACCGGCAGCACCCAGAGCTGCAGCACGGAGCTgaagaggaccaggaccaccacgCGGGTGGCGATCTCAAAGCTCCTCCACAGGAAGATGCACAGATACGCCAGAGGCCGCACGTCCACTTCATAGTCGTCGTATTTGATCTTAATCGCCAGGATGTTGCAGCGCAGAGCTCCGTACACGATGGACAGGAGGGAGATCACCATCAGTGTGCCTGACGTGGAGAATGAGAGACAAACAGAAGCTGGTTAAAGGAAAAAAGATCTCTTACTCCAACCCAGATCCACACCACACAGCTTCACGCCACAGTGACAACGACCACTCTGCCTCTTCAAACCAGGACGACGAAGCCCTTTTAGAGATATGGCGCGAAAGAAAAGCATCTGGGCGAAATAGCAAATCAAATATCCACAACGGTCTTGAATAACACCTGTACAGCTGTTGTATGACAAGCGTGTGTCATTTGCAAGGCAGTCGCTGGAATCAAACGTTCATGATTCAGATATTTTCTTCCTATCTCTTGCTGTCGGCGCCCAGTGAGACAGCTTTTATAGCTTCGACACTTCTCCTCAGTGGGACTCGTTATTTCATTACCTCCCGAGTAAAACCGGCAGCTGACATAATGCAGTCAGACAGGTACCGCTCACCGAGCCCTCAGCCAGAGCAGCGGTCCAGGTCACAGTCCGGGTTTCCTCCTTCACAGTCCAGCAGCATGATGCACATCGCTTCATCCTGAGCTGTTCGGCCATTTAAATCAATACGGCGAAGCTCCCGGTCGCTCTCCACGCTCCAGCACTCACTGACCGCATGCTGTAAATTAAAGTGGTCTGCCCTGAGCTGCCGAGGTTCCTGCGAGCATCGACTTTACAGTAACACCACTCAGTGCAGTGCAGATTATCTTCCAGGGACGAGACTTCTACTTTCAGCAGCAGTTTCATCCTATTAGAAGAATCCATGTACTCTCATGAGCTCTTTAAAGCTTTAGACTGACACTGAGGAATGTCTGAACAGGCAGACTGCCACACCAGCTGCATTTATGAACATGAAGTATGTCACTGAAGTGCACTTCTATCCTCCAGCACTGAGGCAAACATAAAATCTACTGTGGGTTTTGTTTTAAGGACGACTGACGGAGCTTTTTGGATCACAACTAAAATGTATATCATGACTAAAGTGGGTA is a genomic window containing:
- the LOC115403260 gene encoding membrane transport protein XK-like, with amino-acid sequence MRLPSSIFVSVSLFTAETTAALYLSSTYRSAGDQIWQGLTLLFTLVPSVLVQLTLTFIHRDLSRDRPLVLLLHILQLGPVVRCLEAFCIYGSVGRVEEPYVSITRKKQMPRGGQSEEVERQVGQAEGKLFTHRAAFARTSVIQAFLGSAPQLTLQLYICVLQRGVSIGRGTLMVISLLSIVYGALRCNILAIKIKYDDYEVDVRPLAYLCIFLWRSFEIATRVVVLVLFSSVLQLWVLPVVLLNFLLFFLYPWILFWQSHSPFPENIEKTLTRVGTTIVLCLLTFLYAGINMFCWSAVQVKLSDPDLINKSQNWYRMAVYYMLRFVENASLLLLWYIYKTDFYEFICAPLLVLQLLVAYAIAIFFMLVFYQFCHPCRRLFSSNMTQGCWDCSSLLCLVCSSASAPNRPVRKTVLEPPSPSEGKEPAERRAQETASDSTYDMPNDTTYDMLNDTICDTPNDTNNGGGEINGDIPHSMTCNA